Proteins found in one Quercus robur chromosome 2, dhQueRobu3.1, whole genome shotgun sequence genomic segment:
- the LOC126712205 gene encoding COP9 signalosome complex subunit 4, whose protein sequence is MESAFASASAITDQRQKIEQYKHILATVISSNDVVRAKKFIDHVLSDDVPLVVSRQLLQTFAQELGKLEPEAQKDIAHYALAQIQPRVVSFEEQVLIIREKLAELYESEQQWSKAAQMLSGIDLDSGMRVIDDAFRLTKCVQIARLYLEDDDAVNAEAFINKASFLVSNSQQEVLNLQYKVCYARILDLKRKFLEAALRYYDISQIEKRQIGDEEIDEEALEQALSAAVTCTILAAAGPQRSRVLATLYKDERCSKLKIYPILQKVYLERILRKPEIDAFAEELKAHQKALLPDNFTVLDRAMIEHNLLSASKLYTNISFDELGTLLGIDPHKAEKIASRMIYEDRMRGSIDQVEAVIHFEDDTEELQQWDQQIVGLCQALNDVLDSMAKKGLAIPV, encoded by the exons ATGGAGAGTGCTTTCGCTAGCGCCTCTGCGATCACAGACCAAAGGCAAAAGATCGAGCAGTACAAGCACATTCTCGCCACCGTTATTTCCTCCAACGACGTCGTTCGTGCCAAGAAATTCATCGATCACG TGTTATCCGACGACGTTCCATTGGTGGTGTCGCGGCAGCTTTTGCAGACCTTTGCGCAAGAGTTAGGGAAATTGGAACCCGAGGCACAAAAGGATATTGCGCATTATGCACTTGCTCAGATTCAGCCTCGTGTCGTTTCGTTTGAAGAACAG GTGTTAATTATCAGGGAGAAACTTGCTGAATTATATGAGTCTGAGCAGCAGTGGTCCAAAGCAGCTCAGATGCTCAGTGGCATTGATCTAGATTCTGGAATGAG AGTGATCGACGATGCATTCAGGTTGACAAAATGTGTCCAAATTGCTCGCCTCTATCTTGAG GATGATGATGCTGTTAATGCAGAAGCTTTTATCAATAAGGCTTCGTTTTTGGTTAGCAACAGTCAGCAGGAAGTCTTGAATTTACAGTATAAG GTTTGTTATGCAAGAATTTTAGATTTGAAGAGGAAGTTCTTGGAAGCAGCATTACGTTATTATGACATATCACAAATTGAAAAACGGCAAATAGGAGATga GGAGATTGATGAAGAAGCATTGGAGCAAGCTCTTTCTGCTGCAGTGACATGTACAATTTTGGCTGCTGCAGGTCCTCAACGATCTCGTGTTCTTGCGACTTTATACAAA GATGAACGATGCTCAAAGTTGAAAATTTATCCTATACTGCAAAAG GTGTATttggagagaattttgagaaaacCTGAAATTGACGCATTTGCCGAAGAATTAAAAGCACATCAG AAAGCACTTCTGCCAGACAATTTTACTGTTCTGGATCGTGCTATGATTGAGCATAATCTTTTGAGTGCAAGCAAGCTCTATACAAATATAAG CTTTGATGAGTTGGGCACCTTGCTGGGCATTGATCCTCATAAG GCTGAGAAGATAGCGTCAAGAATGATTTATGAAGATAGAATGAGGGGATCAATTGATCAG GTGGAGGCTGTCATACATTTTGAAGATGACACTGAAGAGCTGCAACAGTGGGATCAACAG ATAGTCGGCCTGTGTCAGGCTCTCAATGATGTCTTGGATAGCATGGCAAAGAAGGGCTTGGCAATTCCTGTCTGA
- the LOC126712206 gene encoding probable serine/threonine protein kinase IRE4 isoform X1, with translation MDVTSQNGGEGESSSDVGIPTGLNRIKTRRVSSKDQQSSSRPDESVESPSFWVSRSPLRQKQKTMAQGGRERPTGPSRKTFHKGKKIALWFKSYLSKDSTQPFNNVPPNIEGSNSKVKTPDEESPTQTKVHNEGNHLDVKYSSRESASHSKVSMGLKSFSHEIGPKVSIQPAQPRAHSYSDLEELLGSLHSRFDAAKEVVNVELASLAGDVMDAVEKIDSSPEEQTMADDLLILAKVCTEMASSEFRVKCETIVQELTEKRHQCQTGMLKWSFTRMLFILTRCTRLLQFQKDREPIDAKSLKKLKKCLESVPAVETSWVPNPRVTDSGSDYASNQKHDVKHELQRENKLSCVPEASCYSSIEPDDENDRILRKDSVVLEQRFPIQNSQTNLLSLVQQFHQFDGIGKSANNSISGSFHEQEQSADGSDSVICRICEEIVPTCHLESHSYICAYAEKCDLSYLDLDERLIKLGEILEQIIESRNTSFHASYGSPENLRTQTTNLAIASEGCSPKISEWRNKGVEGMFEDIHEMDTACIDDSHPPMNLKVHLGVKLGNHGAPSSTGSMTSVSSTNTPRAGHFDSWWLEHNNPSELEDVQQMIDLADIARCVSETDLSKEGSHEFLLACMQDLQDVLLDSKLKALVIDTFGGRIEKLLREKYLLACELMDTRSPKNDSKNKESSRSLLDNASQSSAVSTPSNSLHKERTSIDDFEIIKPISRGAFGRVFLARKRTTGDFFAIKVLKKLDMIRKNDVDRILAERNILITVRNPFVVRFFYSFTCRDNLYLVMEYLNGGDLYSLLKKVGCLDEDVARIYIAELVLALEYLHSLGIVHRDLKPDNILIAQDGHIKLTDFGLSKIGLINSTMDLSGPQTNGTTPDAHDPHAQQTDDRRQHSAVGTPDYLAPEILLGTEHGYAADWWSVGIILFELITGIPPFTAERPEIIFDNILNRKIPWPSVPSDMSYEAQDLINRFLMHGPEERLGANGSAEVKAHPFFGGVNWDSLALQKAAFVPQPDSADDTSYFISRFNQMSSGMPDDQNCSNSDSDTLESCSNSGDEMDECGDLAEFDDSPLSLSLINFSFKNLSQLAAINHDVLLQTGRDSTKCSPSRGPGS, from the exons ATGGATGTGACAAGTCAAAACGGAGGTGAAGGTGAGTCTTCGTCGGATGTTGGAATACCTACCGGGTTGAATCGGATCAAGACTCGGCGAGTTTCTTCGAAGGATCAACAGTCGAGTTCTAGACCGGACGAGTCCGTTGAGTCTCCGagtttttgggtttcgaggTCTCCGTTGAGGCAGAAGCAGAAGACTATGGCTCAGGGAGGACGTGAAAGGCCCACTGGTCCTTCCAGAAAAA CTTTCCACAAAGGAAAGAAGATAGCTCTTTGGTTCAAGTCATATCTTTCCAAGGATTCAACTCAACCTTTCAATAATGTTCCTCCAAACATTGAG GGCTCCAACTCAAAAGTCAAGACGCCAGACGAGGAGAGTCCTACACAAACTAAAGTACACAATGAAGGAAATCATTTAGATGTAAAATATTCTTCACGGGAGAGTGCAAGCCATAGTAAAGTGTCAATGGGtttaaaaagtttttcacaTGAAATAGGACCAAAAGTTAGCATTCAACCTGCCCAGCCTCGGGCCCACAGCTACAGTGATTTGGAG GAGCTTTTGGGTTCTTTGCATTCAAGATTTGATGCTGCCAAAGAAGTGGTAAATGTGGAACTAGCTAGTTTGGCAGGGGATGTTATGGATGCTGTTGAgaagattgactcatccccaGAGGAACAGACAATGGCAGATGATCTTCTTATTCTTGCTAAAGTGTGTACTGAAATGGCTTCTTCTGAGTTTCGTGTCAAATGTGAAACAATTGTTCAAGAATTGACTGAGAAAAGGCATCAGTGTCAAACAGGAATGCTAAAGTGGTCGTTCACACGGATGCTCTTCATATTAACACGTTGCACTAGACTGTTGCAGTTCCAGAAAGATAGGGAACCAATAGACGCAAAATCCcttaaaaaactaaagaaatgtTTAGAAAGTGTTCCTGCTGTTGAAACAAGCTGGGTGCCCAATCCACGGGTTACTGATTCTGGTTCAGATTATGCTTCGAATCAGAAGCATGACGTCAAACATGAATTGCAGCGAGAAAATAAGCTATCTTGTGTCCCAGAGGCAAGTTGTTACAGTTCTAtagagccagatgatgagaatgACAGAATTTTGAGAAAGGATTCTGTGGTCTTGGAACAAAGATTTCCAATTCAAAATTCCCAAACTAATTTACTTTCACTAGTGCAACAGTTTCATCAATTTGATGGCATTGGAAAGTCAGCAAATAATTCCATTTCTGGTTCATTTCATGAGCAAGAACAAAGTGCTGATGGATCTGATTCAGTTATCTGTCGGATATGTGAGGAAATTGTTCCTACTTGTCATCTGGAATCACATTCTTACATATGTGCATATGCTGAAAAGTGTGATTTAAGTTATCTAGATCTAGATGAACGTCTTATAAAACTGGGGGAGATATTGGAACAGATTATAGAGTCGCGCAATACAAGTTTTCATGCATCTTATGGAAGCCCTGAAAACTTAAGAACACAAACTACAAATTTGGCAATCGCATCTGAAGGTTGCTCTCCCAAGATTAGTGAGTGGCGAAATAAAGGTGTTGAAGGAATGTTTGAGGATATACATGAGATGGACACAGCCTGCATAGATGATTCTCATCCTCCTATGAACTTGAAGGTTCACTTGGGTGTAAAGCTTGGCAACCATGGCGCACCCTCTTCAACTGGGAGCATGACATCAGTATCATCCACTAATACCCCTAGAGCTGGTCATTTTGACTCCTGGTGGTTGGAGCATAACAATCCTTCCGAGCTTGAGGATGTGCAACAG ATGATTGACCTTGCAGACATAGCCCGCTGTGTGTCTGAAACAGATCTTTCAAAAGAAGGGTCCCATGAATTTTTGCTTGCCTGTATGCAAGACTTGCAGGATGTTTTACTGGATAGCAAGCTTAAAGCTCTTGTAATAGATACCTTTGGAGGCCGGATAGAGAAACTTTTGCG GGAAAAATATCTGCTTGCTTGTGAACTAATGGATACTAGGAGCCCAAAGAATGATAGCAAGAATAAGGAAAGCTCTAGATCTCTGTTGGATAATGCATCTCAAAGTAGTGCAGTATCAACTCCTTCAAATTCCCTGCACAAAGAGCGGACAAGCATCGATGACTTTGAGATTATCAAACCAATTAGCAGAGGTGCTTTTGGTAGAGTCTTTCTTGCACGTAAGCGGACAACAGgagatttttttgcaataaag GTGCTGAAGAAGTTGGATATGATACGAAAAAATGATGTTGATCGTATATTAGCCGAGCGTAACATACTAATAACTGTCCGAAACCCTTTTGTG GTtcgatttttttattcattcacCTGTAGAGATAACCTTTACTTGGTCATGGAATATCTCAATGGGGGTGACCTTTACTCTCTGCTGAAGAAAGTCGGTTGCCTTGACGAAGATGTAGCTCGCATATATATTGCAGAACTG GTTCTTGCTTTGGAGTACCTCCATTCTCTCGGAATTGTACATCGTGATTTGAAACCTGACAACATATTGATTGCACAGGATGGGCACATTAAG CTTACAGACTTTGGGCTATCCAAGATTGGCCTTATAAACAGCACAATGGATTTATCAGGACCTCAGACAAATGGAACTACTCCAGATGCCCATGACCCACATGCTCAGCAGACAGATGATAGACGACAGCACTCCGCTGTTGGGACACCTGATTACTTGGCCCCAGAAATCCTTCTCGGAACTGAGCATG GTTATGCTGCTGATTGGTGGTCAGTGGGaatcattttatttgaattgaTTACTGGAATTCCACCTTTCACTGCTGAACGTCCAGAG ATAATTTTTGACAACATTCTTAACAGAAAAATCCCCTGGCCTTCTGTTCCTAGTGACATGTCCTATGAGGCCCAAGACTTAATTAATAG GTTTCTTATGCATGGTCCAGAGGAGCGGTTAGGAGCAAATGGATCGGCAGAG GTAAAAGCACATCCTTTTTTCGGAGGAGTTAATTGGGACAGCCTAGCATTGCAAAAG GCGGCCTTTGTGCCACAGCCAGACAGTGCAGATGACACAAGCTATTTTATATCACGGTTTAATCAAATGTCTAGTGGAATGCCAGATGATCAGAACTGTAGCAATTCAGATTCTGACACTCTGGAATCGTGCTCAAATTCTGGAGATGAG ATGGATGAATGTGGTGACCTAGCAGAGTTTGATGACTCTCCATTAAGTCTCTCATTAATAAATTTCTCTTTCAAG AATTTGTCACAGTTGGCAGCTATTAACCATGATGTGCTCTTACAAACTGGGAGGGATTCGACAAAGTGCTCTCCATCTAGAGGTCCTGGTTCATAG
- the LOC126712206 gene encoding probable serine/threonine protein kinase IRE4 isoform X2 encodes MDVTSQNGGEGESSSDVGIPTGLNRIKTRRVSSKDQQSSSRPDESVESPSFWVSRSPLRQKQKTMAQGGRERPTGPSRKTFHKGKKIALWFKSYLSKDSTQPFNNVPPNIEGSNSKVKTPDEESPTQTKVHNEGNHLDVKYSSRESASHSKVSMGLKSFSHEIGPKVSIQPAQPRAHSYSDLEELLGSLHSRFDAAKEVVNVELASLAGDVMDAVEKIDSSPEEQTMADDLLILAKVCTEMASSEFRVKCETIVQELTEKRHQCQTGMLKWSFTRMLFILTRCTRLLQFQKDREPIDAKSLKKLKKCLESVPAVETSWVPNPRVTDSGSDYASNQKHDVKHELQRENKLSCVPEASCYSSIEPDDENDRILRKDSVVLEQRFPIQNSQTNLLSLVQQFHQFDGIGKSANNSISGSFHEQEQSADGSDSVICRICEEIVPTCHLESHSYICAYAEKCDLSYLDLDERLIKLGEILEQIIESRNTSFHASYGSPENLRTQTTNLAIASEGCSPKISEWRNKGVEGMFEDIHEMDTACIDDSHPPMNLKVHLGVKLGNHGAPSSTGSMTSVSSTNTPRAGHFDSWWLEHNNPSELEDVQQMIDLADIARCVSETDLSKEGSHEFLLACMQDLQDVLLDSKLKALVIDTFGGRIEKLLREKYLLACELMDTRSPKNDSKNKESSRSLLDNASQSSAVSTPSNSLHKERTSIDDFEIIKPISRGAFGRVFLARKRTTGDFFAIKVLKKLDMIRKNDVDRILAERNILITVRNPFVVRFFYSFTCRDNLYLVMEYLNGGDLYSLLKKVGCLDEDVARIYIAELVLALEYLHSLGIVHRDLKPDNILIAQDGHIKLTDFGLSKIGLINSTMDLSGPQTNGTTPDAHDPHAQQTDDRRQHSAVGTPDYLAPEILLGTEHGYAADWWSVGIILFELITGIPPFTAERPEVSYAWSRGAVRSKWIGRGKSTSFFRRS; translated from the exons ATGGATGTGACAAGTCAAAACGGAGGTGAAGGTGAGTCTTCGTCGGATGTTGGAATACCTACCGGGTTGAATCGGATCAAGACTCGGCGAGTTTCTTCGAAGGATCAACAGTCGAGTTCTAGACCGGACGAGTCCGTTGAGTCTCCGagtttttgggtttcgaggTCTCCGTTGAGGCAGAAGCAGAAGACTATGGCTCAGGGAGGACGTGAAAGGCCCACTGGTCCTTCCAGAAAAA CTTTCCACAAAGGAAAGAAGATAGCTCTTTGGTTCAAGTCATATCTTTCCAAGGATTCAACTCAACCTTTCAATAATGTTCCTCCAAACATTGAG GGCTCCAACTCAAAAGTCAAGACGCCAGACGAGGAGAGTCCTACACAAACTAAAGTACACAATGAAGGAAATCATTTAGATGTAAAATATTCTTCACGGGAGAGTGCAAGCCATAGTAAAGTGTCAATGGGtttaaaaagtttttcacaTGAAATAGGACCAAAAGTTAGCATTCAACCTGCCCAGCCTCGGGCCCACAGCTACAGTGATTTGGAG GAGCTTTTGGGTTCTTTGCATTCAAGATTTGATGCTGCCAAAGAAGTGGTAAATGTGGAACTAGCTAGTTTGGCAGGGGATGTTATGGATGCTGTTGAgaagattgactcatccccaGAGGAACAGACAATGGCAGATGATCTTCTTATTCTTGCTAAAGTGTGTACTGAAATGGCTTCTTCTGAGTTTCGTGTCAAATGTGAAACAATTGTTCAAGAATTGACTGAGAAAAGGCATCAGTGTCAAACAGGAATGCTAAAGTGGTCGTTCACACGGATGCTCTTCATATTAACACGTTGCACTAGACTGTTGCAGTTCCAGAAAGATAGGGAACCAATAGACGCAAAATCCcttaaaaaactaaagaaatgtTTAGAAAGTGTTCCTGCTGTTGAAACAAGCTGGGTGCCCAATCCACGGGTTACTGATTCTGGTTCAGATTATGCTTCGAATCAGAAGCATGACGTCAAACATGAATTGCAGCGAGAAAATAAGCTATCTTGTGTCCCAGAGGCAAGTTGTTACAGTTCTAtagagccagatgatgagaatgACAGAATTTTGAGAAAGGATTCTGTGGTCTTGGAACAAAGATTTCCAATTCAAAATTCCCAAACTAATTTACTTTCACTAGTGCAACAGTTTCATCAATTTGATGGCATTGGAAAGTCAGCAAATAATTCCATTTCTGGTTCATTTCATGAGCAAGAACAAAGTGCTGATGGATCTGATTCAGTTATCTGTCGGATATGTGAGGAAATTGTTCCTACTTGTCATCTGGAATCACATTCTTACATATGTGCATATGCTGAAAAGTGTGATTTAAGTTATCTAGATCTAGATGAACGTCTTATAAAACTGGGGGAGATATTGGAACAGATTATAGAGTCGCGCAATACAAGTTTTCATGCATCTTATGGAAGCCCTGAAAACTTAAGAACACAAACTACAAATTTGGCAATCGCATCTGAAGGTTGCTCTCCCAAGATTAGTGAGTGGCGAAATAAAGGTGTTGAAGGAATGTTTGAGGATATACATGAGATGGACACAGCCTGCATAGATGATTCTCATCCTCCTATGAACTTGAAGGTTCACTTGGGTGTAAAGCTTGGCAACCATGGCGCACCCTCTTCAACTGGGAGCATGACATCAGTATCATCCACTAATACCCCTAGAGCTGGTCATTTTGACTCCTGGTGGTTGGAGCATAACAATCCTTCCGAGCTTGAGGATGTGCAACAG ATGATTGACCTTGCAGACATAGCCCGCTGTGTGTCTGAAACAGATCTTTCAAAAGAAGGGTCCCATGAATTTTTGCTTGCCTGTATGCAAGACTTGCAGGATGTTTTACTGGATAGCAAGCTTAAAGCTCTTGTAATAGATACCTTTGGAGGCCGGATAGAGAAACTTTTGCG GGAAAAATATCTGCTTGCTTGTGAACTAATGGATACTAGGAGCCCAAAGAATGATAGCAAGAATAAGGAAAGCTCTAGATCTCTGTTGGATAATGCATCTCAAAGTAGTGCAGTATCAACTCCTTCAAATTCCCTGCACAAAGAGCGGACAAGCATCGATGACTTTGAGATTATCAAACCAATTAGCAGAGGTGCTTTTGGTAGAGTCTTTCTTGCACGTAAGCGGACAACAGgagatttttttgcaataaag GTGCTGAAGAAGTTGGATATGATACGAAAAAATGATGTTGATCGTATATTAGCCGAGCGTAACATACTAATAACTGTCCGAAACCCTTTTGTG GTtcgatttttttattcattcacCTGTAGAGATAACCTTTACTTGGTCATGGAATATCTCAATGGGGGTGACCTTTACTCTCTGCTGAAGAAAGTCGGTTGCCTTGACGAAGATGTAGCTCGCATATATATTGCAGAACTG GTTCTTGCTTTGGAGTACCTCCATTCTCTCGGAATTGTACATCGTGATTTGAAACCTGACAACATATTGATTGCACAGGATGGGCACATTAAG CTTACAGACTTTGGGCTATCCAAGATTGGCCTTATAAACAGCACAATGGATTTATCAGGACCTCAGACAAATGGAACTACTCCAGATGCCCATGACCCACATGCTCAGCAGACAGATGATAGACGACAGCACTCCGCTGTTGGGACACCTGATTACTTGGCCCCAGAAATCCTTCTCGGAACTGAGCATG GTTATGCTGCTGATTGGTGGTCAGTGGGaatcattttatttgaattgaTTACTGGAATTCCACCTTTCACTGCTGAACGTCCAGAG GTTTCTTATGCATGGTCCAGAGGAGCGGTTAGGAGCAAATGGATCGGCAGAG GTAAAAGCACATCCTTTTTTCGGAGGAGTTAA